A region of Moorena sp. SIOASIH DNA encodes the following proteins:
- a CDS encoding filamentous hemagglutinin N-terminal domain-containing protein has product MASSLTLSLLIPSTSNQAHAQSNIVPDDTLGANGTVVIPDASVKGLPAALIEGGVQRGVNLFHSFDQFNVGQGLRVYLANPAGIENILSRVTGMNPSDIQGTLGVDGAANLFLLNPNGIIFGANARLDVQGSFVGSTASAYAWGEDGYFSATEPESSRLLTINPGALFFNQVASVSGNIINTGTLAVGKDLTLSGLNLDLQGRLSAGGNLTLLAMETLKGRDSVALPFVAAAGGKLLLMGNQTIDILALTHPDSGLFSLGDMVLRSSNPITGDAHYWSGGNFSIEDIDGSLGNLSSPHDPIIRSAGDVSFNSYDGASLHIFAGGSVTIDNVKITGSDPTNNIQETVTLSNGTTISIDGSSRPTLDIRAGTTDIGNPIGITGNPTPNQLVLSEAPTTANIKIGEVIIEQPNGQVFLTNQYQPNAAVTGSIEVTTINTSSEVGNAGDVIIDSGVDIMLIGTNSLTDNQGLIVAITSGSGQGGQIKLVANQEILLKDDFFVTSHTFGSGKGGEITIEAKSVTVKDGALVGTSTFSEGDAGSVRIKTQELLLKDGGQVSAITFAEGDAGSLTINASELVQVIGIGVSADGKFPSGIFDQAFKDSTGKGGSLEINTQLLLVFDGGRIGTTIDASIIENSLTFLPDNQIDTTTLLSNSCIFRSREQPGSFIITGSGGKPTAPGSGTISPFATGTVRTIPSDGSSSPSTQPDRPWQIGDPIVEPQQVYRLADGRLVLSRECVEEFLH; this is encoded by the coding sequence ATGGCAAGTTCACTAACACTGTCACTGTTAATCCCATCTACTAGTAATCAAGCCCATGCTCAGAGCAATATCGTACCAGATGATACCTTGGGAGCTAATGGAACAGTTGTGATTCCTGACGCTTCTGTAAAGGGATTGCCAGCAGCATTGATTGAAGGGGGAGTTCAACGGGGAGTAAACCTATTTCACAGTTTTGATCAATTCAATGTCGGTCAGGGGTTGCGGGTTTATCTGGCTAATCCAGCTGGCATTGAGAATATCCTGTCGCGGGTGACCGGAATGAATCCAAGCGATATTCAAGGAACCTTGGGAGTAGATGGCGCAGCTAACCTGTTTTTGCTCAATCCCAATGGGATTATATTTGGAGCGAACGCTAGGTTGGATGTGCAGGGTTCATTTGTAGGAAGTACCGCCAGTGCGTACGCATGGGGAGAAGATGGATATTTTAGTGCCACCGAACCGGAAAGTAGCCGTTTACTAACCATTAATCCAGGAGCATTGTTTTTTAATCAGGTCGCCTCGGTGTCAGGGAATATTATCAATACTGGCACCTTGGCAGTGGGGAAAGATTTAACCCTTTCCGGATTGAATCTAGATTTACAGGGTCGGCTATCAGCTGGGGGGAATTTGACCCTATTGGCCATGGAAACCCTGAAGGGTCGCGATAGTGTAGCGCTACCTTTTGTGGCAGCAGCTGGGGGAAAACTATTGCTAATGGGTAACCAAACCATAGATATATTGGCTTTAACTCATCCGGATAGTGGGTTGTTTTCACTAGGGGATATGGTGTTGCGTTCCAGTAACCCGATCACAGGGGATGCCCACTATTGGAGTGGAGGGAATTTTTCGATTGAGGACATAGATGGGAGTTTGGGGAATTTGTCAAGTCCCCATGACCCGATTATTCGCTCAGCGGGGGATGTCAGTTTTAACAGTTATGATGGTGCGTCCCTACACATTTTCGCCGGTGGTTCGGTAACGATTGATAATGTCAAGATTACAGGTTCTGATCCCACCAATAATATTCAGGAAACCGTCACCTTATCCAATGGCACCACCATATCAATAGATGGTAGTAGTCGCCCAACCCTAGATATTAGGGCTGGCACCACAGATATCGGTAACCCGATTGGCATTACTGGCAATCCCACCCCTAATCAACTGGTGTTGTCGGAGGCTCCGACCACGGCAAATATAAAGATTGGCGAGGTAATTATTGAGCAGCCCAATGGTCAGGTGTTCCTCACCAATCAATACCAACCCAATGCTGCTGTGACTGGTTCGATTGAGGTAACCACAATTAATACCAGTAGTGAAGTCGGAAATGCCGGGGATGTGATTATTGACTCTGGTGTTGATATCATGCTCATTGGTACTAATAGCTTGACTGATAATCAGGGCTTGATTGTCGCTATTACTTCTGGTTCTGGGCAGGGGGGTCAAATCAAGCTGGTGGCAAACCAGGAGATTTTGTTGAAGGATGACTTCTTCGTCACAAGTCATACTTTTGGTTCAGGTAAAGGGGGGGAAATTACCATTGAGGCTAAGTCGGTTACTGTCAAAGATGGAGCGCTGGTTGGTACCAGTACCTTCTCAGAAGGAGATGCGGGTTCGGTAAGGATTAAGACACAAGAGTTACTGCTTAAGGATGGAGGACAGGTTAGCGCCATTACCTTTGCAGAAGGAGATGCAGGTTCTTTAACCATCAATGCCTCAGAATTGGTGCAAGTCATTGGTATTGGTGTCTCCGCCGATGGTAAGTTTCCCAGCGGTATATTTGACCAAGCTTTCAAAGACTCAACCGGAAAGGGGGGTTCCTTGGAGATTAATACACAACTGTTACTGGTTTTCGATGGAGGACGGATTGGCACCACTATCGACGCCAGCATCATCGAAAACAGCCTGACCTTCTTACCAGACAATCAGATTGACACCACTACTTTGCTCTCCAATAGCTGCATTTTTCGTAGTCGGGAGCAACCAGGTAGCTTCATCATTACTGGCAGCGGTGGAAAACCCACTGCTCCGGGAAGTGGTACCATTTCACCCTTTGCCACTGGCACAGTGCGCACCATACCCAGTGATGGTAGCTCTAGCCCGAGCACCCAACCAGATCGCCCTTGGCAAATCGGTGATCCGATTGTAGAACCTCAACAGGTATATAGACTGGCAGATGGACGGCTAGTTTTGAGTCGGGAGTGTGTAGAAGAATTCCTGCACTAA
- a CDS encoding filamentous hemagglutinin N-terminal domain-containing protein, with product MASSLTLSHFIPSTSNQAHAQSNIVPDDTLGANGSVVIPDASVNGLPAELIEGGVQRGVNLFHSFQEFNVGEGLRVYLRLPAGIENILSRVTGINPSDIQGTLGVDGAANLFLLNPNGIIFGSNASLDVEGSFVGSTANAYAWGEDGYFSATEPESSRLLTINPGALFFNQVGSVSGNIINTGTLAVGKDLTLSGLNLDLQGRLSAGGNLTLSAMETLKGRDSIALPFVAAAGGKLLLMGNQTINILALTHPDSGLFSLGDMVLRSGNPIEGDAHYWSGGNFSIEEIDGTLGNLSSPHDPIIRSAGDVSFNSYEGASLHIFAGGSVTVEKVEITGSDPADKIQETVTLSNGTEISIDGSTRPTLDIRAGTTAINPIGITGNPTLNQRPNQPLFSEPPTTANIKIGEVMIAQPNGQVFLTNQYQPNSAVTGSIEVTTINTSSEVGNAGDVIIDSGEDIMLKGTSTDDQGVIFADTSGPGQGGQIKLVANQEILLSDRFFVTSDTTSDSSGSGNGGEITIEAESVTVTDRAVVGTRTFGQGNAGSVRIKTKRLLVEDGGLVSANTFGKGNAGNVTINAKESVQVIGIGISGEDTFPSLISTQANSNSTGDGGDLMINTQSLLVKDGAQVSATTFAEGDAGNVTINASESVQVIDESPDGKFGSGIFAQANPDSTGDAGSLNINTQSLLLKDGAQVNAVTFGEGDGGNVTINASEPVQVRGKSPDGSFPSGIFVEAFEDSTGNAGSLNINTQLLLVFDGGRIGTTIDASLIENSLTFLPDNQIDTTTLLSNSCIFRSREQPGSFIITGSGGKPTAPGSGTISPFATGTVRTIPSDGSSSPSTQPDRPWQIGDPIVEPQQVYRLADGRLVLSRECVEEFLH from the coding sequence ATGGCAAGTTCATTAACACTGTCGCACTTTATTCCATCAACTAGCAATCAAGCCCATGCTCAGAGCAATATCGTACCAGATGATACCTTGGGAGCTAATGGTTCAGTGGTAATTCCTGACGCTTCTGTAAACGGATTACCAGCAGAATTGATTGAAGGAGGAGTTCAACGGGGAGTCAACCTATTCCACAGTTTTCAAGAATTCAATGTGGGAGAAGGGTTGCGGGTTTATTTGCGATTACCAGCTGGCATTGAGAATATCCTGTCGCGGGTGACCGGAATAAATCCCAGCGATATTCAAGGAACCTTGGGAGTAGATGGCGCAGCTAACCTGTTTTTGCTCAATCCCAATGGAATCATATTTGGGTCGAACGCCAGTTTAGATGTAGAGGGTTCCTTTGTCGGAAGTACAGCGAATGCGTACGCATGGGGAGAGGATGGGTATTTTAGTGCTACTGAACCGGAAAGTAGCCGTTTACTAACGATTAATCCCGGAGCATTGTTTTTTAATCAGGTCGGCTCGGTGTCAGGGAATATTATCAATACTGGCACTTTGGCAGTGGGGAAAGATTTAACCCTTTCCGGATTGAATCTAGATTTACAGGGTCGGCTATCAGCTGGAGGGAATTTGACCCTATCGGCCATGGAAACCCTGAAGGGGCGCGATAGTATAGCGCTACCTTTTGTGGCAGCAGCTGGGGGAAAACTATTGCTAATGGGTAACCAAACCATAAATATATTGGCTTTGACTCATCCGGATAGTGGGTTGTTTTCACTAGGGGATATGGTGTTGCGTTCCGGTAACCCAATTGAAGGAGATGCCCACTATTGGAGTGGAGGAAATTTTTCGATTGAGGAAATAGATGGAACTTTAGGGAATTTGTCAAGTCCCCATGACCCGATTATTCGTTCAGCGGGGGATGTCAGTTTTAACAGTTATGAAGGTGCGTCCCTACACATTTTCGCGGGTGGTTCGGTAACGGTTGAGAAGGTGGAGATTACAGGCTCTGATCCCGCAGATAAGATTCAGGAAACCGTCACCTTATCCAATGGCACTGAAATATCAATAGATGGTAGTACTCGCCCGACCCTAGATATTAGGGCTGGCACCACAGCTATCAACCCGATCGGCATTACTGGCAATCCCACCCTTAATCAACGGCCTAATCAACCGTTGTTTTCTGAGCCTCCGACAACGGCAAATATTAAGATTGGCGAGGTAATGATCGCTCAGCCCAATGGTCAAGTTTTCCTCACCAACCAATACCAACCCAATTCCGCTGTGACTGGTTCGATTGAGGTCACCACAATTAATACCAGTAGTGAAGTCGGAAATGCCGGGGATGTGATTATTGACTCGGGTGAGGATATCATGCTCAAGGGTACTAGTACTGATGATCAGGGCGTGATTTTCGCTGATACTTCTGGTCCTGGGCAGGGGGGTCAAATCAAGCTGGTGGCAAACCAGGAGATTTTGTTAAGCGATCGCTTTTTCGTCACCAGTGATACTACCAGTGATTCTTCTGGTTCAGGTAATGGGGGTGAAATTACCATTGAGGCTGAGTCGGTTACTGTCACAGATCGAGCAGTGGTTGGCACCCGTACCTTTGGACAAGGAAATGCGGGTTCGGTAAGGATTAAGACAAAACGGTTACTGGTTGAAGATGGAGGACTGGTTAGCGCCAATACCTTTGGAAAAGGAAATGCAGGTAATGTCACCATCAATGCCAAAGAATCGGTGCAAGTCATTGGTATTGGTATCTCTGGCGAGGATACGTTTCCCAGCCTGATCAGTACCCAAGCTAATTCAAACTCAACCGGAGATGGGGGTGACTTGATGATTAATACACAAAGTTTACTGGTTAAGGATGGAGCACAGGTGAGCGCCACTACCTTTGCAGAAGGAGATGCAGGTAATGTGACCATCAATGCCTCGGAATCGGTGCAAGTCATTGATGAATCCCCCGATGGTAAGTTTGGCAGCGGTATATTTGCCCAAGCTAATCCAGACTCAACCGGAGATGCAGGTTCCTTGAATATTAATACACAAAGTTTACTGCTTAAGGATGGAGCACAGGTTAACGCCGTTACCTTTGGAGAAGGAGATGGAGGTAATGTGACCATCAATGCCTCGGAACCGGTGCAAGTCCGTGGTAAATCCCCCGATGGTAGTTTTCCCAGCGGTATATTTGTCGAAGCTTTCGAAGACTCAACCGGAAATGCAGGTTCCTTGAATATTAATACACAACTGTTACTGGTTTTCGATGGAGGACGGATTGGCACCACTATCGACGCCAGCCTGATCGAAAACAGCCTGACCTTCTTACCAGACAATCAGATTGACACCACTACTTTGCTCTCCAATAGCTGCATTTTTCGTAGTCGGGAGCAACCAGGTAGCTTCATCATTACTGGCAGCGGTGGAAAACCCACTGCTCCGGGAAGTGGTACCATTTCACCCTTTGCCACTGGCACAGTGCGCACCATACCCAGTGATGGTAGCTCTAGCCCGAGCACCCAACCAGATCGCCCTTGGCAAATCGGTGATCCGATTGTAGAACCTCAACAGGTATATAGACTGGCAGATGGACGGCTAGTTTTGAGTCGGGAGTGTGTAGAAGAATTCCTGCACTAA
- a CDS encoding CHAT domain-containing tetratricopeptide repeat protein — protein MADNTSDGQVDFLLEVLQATAESEGDAQVVYPLLKSNTDKLNQKLAEKLRALGTTILAEAEANEAKYVTAVIWFFSTLIQEFPLGDKASNIEIAITGYEVVLTVFTREAFPQHWAMTQNHLGIAYFDRIKGEKAQNIEQAIACYKQAVIVYTFEAFPIDWTMTQNNLGNAYSDRIKGEKAQNIEEAIACYKEALTVRTFEEFPEQWAMTQNNLGSAYVYRIKGDKTQNIEEAIACFQQALRVRTFEAFTEKWATTQNNLGNAYVYRIKGDKTQNSEDAIACFKQALRVYTFEAFYIDWAMTQNNLGIAYFDRIKGDKIQNSEDAIACFKQALRVYTFEAFPEKWAMIKNNLGSAYGNRIKGQKAQNSENAIACFQQALRVRTFEAFPIDWATTQNNLGNAYRNRIKGEKAQNSENAIACYQQALRVYTFEAFPQSHAETLFNLGLTYRKSNLFTSAYTKFKFAIDTVESLREEIVSGDESKRKQAEYFNQVYGQIVETCLDLNNITEAIQYVERSKTRNLVEKILSRDLKTIFPPDVFTKLEQYRDEIAAGQNQIQQGKADNPTALAQHLQQLRQERNDLQDHYLPIGSSFNLEQFQNNLDDQTAIVEFYITWDKLLTFIFTRQTQKPIVWKYEPQDLKKLVTWKNEYLKAYKTEKADWQNELSNRLDELADIISIDNIIQQIPEKCNRLILIPHQYLHLLPLHALPINSQQGEGNSKILMDRFPAGVSYAPSCQLLQLTQTRQRPEEFTHLFAVQNPSADLVYTPIEVDVIKGYFNPPPDTEILVENAATKAAIDSKALNSYHCLHFSCHGYFNYQEPRKSALILAKAKKSPAAEPNPERYLRISEEEIFDLEKCLTIDDVFDLQLEQCRLVTLSACETGLIDYTNISDEYIGLPSGFLVAGSPAVVSSLWMVNDLSTALLMIKFYQNLGEQIPLAVALNQAQFWLRDSTQSQLLAWSRQLPLDNYLMKKIEQALDWFNPHEQPFQNPYHWAAFCVIGA, from the coding sequence ATGGCTGACAATACATCTGATGGCCAAGTTGACTTTCTCTTAGAGGTGCTACAAGCAACCGCAGAAAGTGAGGGTGACGCGCAGGTAGTTTACCCATTACTGAAATCAAATACAGACAAACTTAATCAGAAGTTAGCAGAAAAATTGCGGGCTTTGGGAACAACTATCCTAGCGGAAGCGGAAGCAAATGAAGCAAAATACGTAACAGCAGTTATTTGGTTTTTCAGCACTCTAATTCAGGAATTCCCCTTGGGTGATAAAGCCAGCAATATAGAAATTGCCATCACTGGCTATGAAGTCGTATTAACTGTTTTCACCCGTGAAGCATTTCCCCAACATTGGGCAATGACACAAAATCATCTCGGTATTGCTTACTTTGACCGAATCAAAGGTGAGAAAGCACAGAATATTGAACAGGCCATTGCTTGTTACAAACAGGCTGTTATAGTTTATACTTTTGAGGCATTTCCTATTGATTGGACAATGACACAAAATAATCTCGGAAATGCTTACTCTGACCGAATAAAAGGGGAGAAAGCACAGAATATAGAAGAAGCCATCGCTTGTTACAAAGAAGCTCTTACAGTCAGAACCTTTGAGGAATTTCCGGAACAATGGGCAATGACACAAAATAATCTCGGTAGTGCTTACGTTTACCGAATCAAAGGGGATAAAACACAGAACATAGAAGAAGCCATCGCTTGTTTCCAACAGGCTCTTAGAGTCAGAACCTTTGAGGCATTTACCGAAAAATGGGCAACAACACAAAATAATCTCGGAAATGCTTACGTTTACCGAATCAAAGGGGATAAAACACAGAATAGTGAAGATGCCATCGCTTGTTTTAAACAGGCTCTTAGAGTTTATACCTTTGAGGCATTTTATATTGATTGGGCAATGACACAAAATAATCTTGGTATTGCTTACTTTGACCGAATTAAAGGGGATAAAATCCAGAATAGTGAAGATGCCATCGCTTGTTTTAAACAGGCTCTTAGAGTTTATACTTTTGAGGCATTTCCAGAAAAATGGGCAATGATAAAAAATAATCTCGGTAGTGCTTACGGTAACCGAATCAAAGGTCAGAAAGCACAGAATAGTGAAAATGCCATCGCTTGTTTCCAACAGGCTCTTAGAGTCAGAACCTTTGAGGCATTTCCTATTGATTGGGCAACGACACAAAATAATCTCGGTAATGCTTACCGTAACCGAATCAAAGGTGAGAAAGCACAGAATAGTGAAAATGCCATCGCTTGTTACCAACAAGCTCTTAGAGTTTATACCTTTGAGGCATTTCCGCAAAGCCATGCAGAAACTTTATTCAACCTAGGGCTGACTTACCGAAAGAGTAACCTATTCACCTCCGCTTACACCAAATTTAAATTTGCCATTGACACCGTAGAATCTTTGCGGGAAGAAATCGTTTCTGGTGATGAAAGCAAACGCAAGCAAGCGGAATACTTTAACCAAGTTTATGGTCAGATAGTAGAAACTTGCCTAGACTTAAATAATATCACCGAAGCCATTCAATATGTTGAACGGAGCAAAACCCGGAATTTAGTTGAAAAGATTCTCAGTCGTGACCTGAAAACCATCTTTCCCCCAGATGTTTTTACTAAACTAGAACAATACAGGGATGAAATAGCGGCAGGTCAGAACCAAATCCAACAGGGCAAGGCTGACAATCCAACTGCCTTGGCACAACATCTCCAACAGTTGCGACAGGAGCGCAATGATTTACAAGACCACTATTTACCTATCGGGTCTAGCTTTAACCTTGAGCAATTTCAGAACAATTTAGATGACCAAACTGCCATTGTAGAATTTTACATTACATGGGATAAGCTGCTCACTTTCATCTTCACCCGCCAAACTCAAAAGCCCATAGTTTGGAAATATGAGCCCCAAGACTTGAAAAAATTGGTAACTTGGAAAAATGAATATTTAAAAGCTTATAAAACCGAAAAAGCTGATTGGCAAAACGAGCTGAGTAACCGTCTAGATGAGCTAGCTGATATTATATCCATTGATAACATAATTCAGCAAATTCCCGAAAAGTGCAATAGATTAATTTTAATCCCCCATCAGTATTTACATTTGTTGCCGCTTCATGCTTTACCTATCAACAGTCAACAGGGAGAAGGTAACTCTAAAATTCTGATGGATCGGTTTCCAGCAGGGGTAAGTTACGCCCCTAGCTGTCAACTACTCCAACTTACTCAAACCAGACAACGCCCAGAAGAGTTTACCCACCTGTTTGCGGTTCAAAACCCCAGTGCTGATTTAGTTTACACTCCTATCGAAGTAGACGTGATTAAAGGCTACTTCAATCCACCACCAGATACAGAAATTCTTGTGGAAAACGCTGCTACCAAAGCCGCTATAGATAGCAAAGCTCTCAACAGTTACCACTGTTTACATTTTAGCTGTCACGGTTACTTTAATTACCAAGAACCACGGAAATCGGCTCTAATTCTGGCAAAAGCCAAAAAATCCCCAGCTGCTGAACCCAATCCAGAGCGCTATTTACGGATAAGTGAAGAGGAAATCTTTGACCTAGAGAAATGTCTGACTATCGATGACGTCTTTGACCTACAATTAGAACAATGTCGCCTGGTCACCCTTTCCGCTTGTGAAACGGGATTAATTGATTACACTAACATTAGCGATGAATACATTGGGTTACCCAGTGGTTTCCTAGTTGCCGGAAGTCCAGCAGTAGTTAGTAGCTTGTGGATGGTAAACGATTTATCCACAGCGTTGTTGATGATTAAATTTTATCAGAATCTGGGAGAGCAGATACCTTTAGCAGTTGCCCTTAACCAAGCGCAATTCTGGCTGCGGGATAGCACCCAGTCTCAGTTGCTAGCCTGGAGTAGGCAGTTACCCCTAGACAACTATTTGATGAAAAAGATTGAACAAGCACTGGATTGGTTTAACCCCCATGAGCAACCCTTCCAAAACCCCTACCACTGGGCAGCATTCTGTGTAATTGGAGCATAA
- a CDS encoding DUF4351 domain-containing protein, with protein MIEDRQQQRNLSACVQLLAGVKFDEQLIQAYFREDMMQESVVYQRIIRQGLEQGLEQGLEQGLEQGLERGLEQGLEQGKRNELNLIKRQISRRLGEINPQLKNQIEELSFDQLEDLGEALLDFETEVDLTNWLNQLTDK; from the coding sequence ATGATTGAAGATAGACAACAGCAGCGTAACCTATCTGCTTGCGTGCAACTGTTGGCTGGAGTGAAATTTGATGAGCAGTTAATTCAAGCTTATTTTCGGGAGGATATGATGCAAGAGTCAGTAGTTTATCAACGAATTATTCGCCAAGGATTAGAACAAGGATTAGAACAAGGGTTAGAACAGGGATTAGAACAAGGATTAGAACGGGGATTAGAACAGGGATTAGAACAAGGAAAGCGCAATGAGCTTAATTTAATTAAGCGTCAAATTAGCCGTCGCCTAGGTGAAATCAATCCCCAATTAAAAAATCAAATTGAGGAATTATCCTTTGACCAGTTGGAGGATTTAGGAGAAGCGTTGTTAGATTTTGAAACCGAAGTGGATTTGACCAATTGGTTGAACCAGTTAACGGATAAGTAA
- a CDS encoding DUF2281 domain-containing protein, which translates to MTIETEILQTVEKMPETLKQELLHYAKYLMENYSQDVSPEQHTTKKRRSGILKGTFVLPLPDDFDEPLDDFKEYME; encoded by the coding sequence ATGACTATTGAAACAGAAATTTTACAAACAGTGGAGAAAATGCCAGAAACCCTAAAACAAGAACTGCTCCATTATGCCAAGTATCTGATGGAAAACTACTCCCAAGATGTTTCCCCAGAGCAGCATACTACTAAGAAACGTCGTTCAGGTATCTTAAAAGGAACCTTTGTGCTACCATTACCTGATGATTTTGATGAACCCTTAGACGATTTTAAGGAATATATGGAATGA
- a CDS encoding type II toxin-antitoxin system VapC family toxin, with protein sequence MSSFLLDTHAFIWLSENDPNLPNKLRDMIDAADSVYLSIASLWEIAIKLNLGKLSLQRSYQTIESELQSSDISLLPIEFIDTLQISNLPLHHRDPFDRMLIAQAMNKSLVLISRDNKFDAYLIQRLWVS encoded by the coding sequence ATGAGCTCTTTCCTGTTAGACACTCATGCATTTATTTGGTTATCTGAAAATGACCCAAATTTGCCTAATAAACTAAGAGACATGATTGATGCAGCCGATAGCGTTTATCTGAGTATTGCTAGTCTCTGGGAAATTGCGATTAAATTGAATCTTGGTAAGTTATCACTGCAACGAAGCTATCAAACCATTGAATCTGAACTTCAATCATCAGATATTAGTTTACTACCTATTGAATTTATCGACACCCTGCAAATTTCTAATCTACCCCTACATCATCGTGATCCATTTGATAGAATGTTGATTGCTCAAGCCATGAATAAATCTCTGGTTTTGATTAGTCGGGATAATAAATTTGATGCTTATCTAATTCAAAGGTTATGGGTTAGTTGA